From Lathamus discolor isolate bLatDis1 unplaced genomic scaffold, bLatDis1.hap1 Scaffold_96, whole genome shotgun sequence:
TGGTCTGGATTTGTGTTTGCAGAAAACATCCCCCATACAAAGTCTGACATGCAGCTTACACCATTCTAACTGAGGAATGAAGAAGCTAAGAGTTCACTGAACATTGGATTCTTTTTCCTGTACAACGTGGCCTGATGTAGGGTTTGGTCCACAGAGGACAGCAAGTTAACCGTAGAGATCATCATCATTGTCTTCACTGTACACGTTGCCCCCGCTGTTGCCTCCTGTGCCTTGGCTTGGACCAGCACTGCCCTGGTTACCTGATGGGAACCTGTATGCAGTGGTGCAGAAGGGGAGAAGAGACGCTGTTCAAAAGCCTCCTCAAAAAGTTCAGCACAATGACCTCCCCTCCACACCAACACCCCAGTGCCAAGTAGGCCAGGCAGGAGAAATGGGATGAGGCCTTATGGCAGGTCACACTAAAGGCTTAAACAGCTGCTGGATGTCACTCAtattaaaggaagaaagggtTGATGGATTTCAGGAGCACTAACAGAGCAGTTACAACCAACCTGCAGCACAGCCTACACCTGCTACATGCTCAGCTAGCTGCTGTACATGCTGGGGAGAATGGGAAAATGCAGTGGAAGAGGGAATTTGTTACCCAGAATCCAGCAGAAAGCTGTCTCAGTACTCTGTTCTGGCTGAGCTATTATGCCCTCCCCCTATGGTTACCTGAAGCTGCCAAAGCCACGGCTCTGCTGTAGAGTCTGTGCAAACATCTCATATTTCCTGATGTCATTGTCACTGACAGAGCGTCGAGCAAAGCGCATGGCCTCCTCAAAGTGATCCCGGCGGATCTCAGGAACTGGGTCATCCTCCTCCACTTCCTGCAGTGAGACAGAGGGCCCAGGTGAGCTGTGTGCCCAAGCTCTGCAGCCCAACAGCTGCTCACATCCTTCCTCTAGGCCAGGATGCTCCAACACCCACCAAAGTAGGGGACACTGTGGCAGACTGAGtcacagctgcagcaggggcCTTCTGAGCAATGCTGACAATGAGGCACCCCAGGAGGGCCTCAAGTGCCCACAAGATGAGAACAAAATGCTCCAGCTCCATGCTCTATGCTGAGAGCCCACTCATCCCTATCTGAGGATTATGGACAGAAATGCATCCCGCTTCATACATGAGCAGAGGTGAGCTGCCTTGTCTCATGGAAAGCTCAGAGTGCCCCACTCACCATGGCAGAAGGGTTGGTCTGCCTTTCTCGTTCTCGTCTGATCTCACTCTCAATGGACTCACGGATGGCCAGTTTGCAGGCACGCTGGCAAATTTCTGTCAGGTCAGCCCCCGAAAAGCCATTGGTCATCTTAGCTAAGAAATCCAGGTCAACatcctaataaaaaaaaaaaaaaaaaaaaaagcaacaaaaaaaaaaaccccaaaaaaacccaaccaaacaccaaaaccaaaaacacacacaatcAAAACCAAGCAACCAAAACCTAGAAAACCCACCAAAATGCAAgcagacacacacaaaccccccccaaaaacaaaacaaaaccaaaaagaaaccaaaatccaaacaaacaacaacaaaatccaaacaacacacacacaaaaccaacaactcaacgaaacaaacaaaaaaaaatatcccaaaccGAAGAGATGCCTGCCCTTTACACCCTACAACCCTCATGCAATGAAGGGATGTCATTAAATCCCAGGATATCAACATGCTACCTTAACTTTGGCCAATTTGGAAGAGATGAGCTGATAAAAGGCTCttgctttgggggaaaaaaaccacatagGAAGGCAGGCCACACTCCCCACATACCCAGCAAGACCCTGCGAAGCAACTGtaaatcacaggatggtttgggctggaagggaccttaaagataatccAGTTCCTACCCCctaccatggacagggacaccttctactagaccaggttgctccaagctccatccaaattggccttgaacactgccagggatggggcagccacagcttctctggccagtgcctcaccaccctcatagtaaagaatttcttcctaatatctaatctaccctctttcactttaaaactATTACTCCTCATCTATCAGTACACACCCTGagaaagagtccctccccatcttTCCTGTAGgtcccctttaagtactggaaggctgcaataaagtctccccagagccttcttttttccaggctgaacaagcccagctttctcagcctttcctcataggagaggtgctccagccctcaaaGCATCTCCATGCCCTCcgctggactcgctccaacagcttcatgtcccTCTTGtattgttgccccagagctggacacaggactgcagggggttctcacaagagcagagagggAGAATGCTTCTGCACTGTTCACactcaagaagaggcaggaTGATGTGTGGATTTAGGATACAATTTGCTCAGGTCTCAGCATTAGGAGTCAAATGAAACAGTCAGACTGGAAATGGAGACAGGGCACAGGCAGACCAAGATAACCaacctctttctccttcccctcaaTCAAGGGAGTAGTACTGTGACCTTTGAAGCTTTCCTTCCCAACAGCACCTAAAAAGATAAGCTCAGCATAAAAAAGCTTGAGCTCTCAACTGCTTTTCCTGATTAACTATCAGTTGCATTATTGCCTGCTCCCCAGGCAAGGGAAGCAGCTCTTGCCTATGACAGAGTTCAGCAACAATTAACTCCAACGGTTCCTCTTCAATTTCCATTTCatacccatttttttacatttacttttctttcagagTATAAGAATCCTTCCCATCTTGCCATAACAGGCTTTCCTGTTTCCACATCATGGGCAGAACTCTACTATATAATAAAGACCTGCTATGCTTACACACCTAATACCTAGTCTCAGAGCTCAAGCCTCTCCCTAACTCTTAATTTCCATCCTTCAGGGACTGAAAGCTTCCCAACTCTGTACTGCATGGACCAGTCACCAACCCTCTACTCTATCCCCAGCTTGTGAAGAGCAcatgcagcacacagcaaaccCAAGCCAGACATGGTCAGGGTGCAGGTCCTACTTTGGCAACTGGCGATTTCCTCAGGTTGGCTTTAAGAATAGCCACCCGTGACTTCTCATCAGGCAAGGGGATGTAGATGAGCTGATCCAGGCGGCCAGGGCGCAAGATGGCTGGGTCAATAATGTCTGGCCTGTTGGTGGCACCAAtgatgaagacatttttcttggTGGACATGCCATCCATCTCTGTCAGGATCTGGTTGATGACGCGGTCTgcagcaccaccaccatcaccaatATTCCCACCTCGAGCCTTTGCGATGGAGTCTAGCTCATCAAAGAAGAGCACACAAGGGGCTGCTTGGCGGGCCTGCAAAAAGCAACCGGAAACTATTACTCCATGTTAATACCACCCAGCAAAGAGTATGCTGATATCACACTAAGCCTACCCTACGATTAAAGCAGCTCAAGTGAGTACCAGAATATTGCTGCTTCAAGGAGAGCTTGAAGGAACTGCTCCAAAATAGTCTCCTGCCACACAAGCCCTCAATTAAACTCTCCTGAACAACAAGCTGAATTTCCCCAAAGTTAGGAGCATTATAAAACAAGCAGAAGGGTGGTAACTCCAATGCCTAGAGGGAAAGCTGGAGCTAATCTGCCTGGACCAGAACTCTCCTTGCAAGATCTGGGGATGTCAACTGGTTATTTAGGCACTCAAATATCAGTAAGTGAGATATATGAAATGGAAGGGGGAAATCCAATCATTGTCTTCAGCTATCTAATGGACAGATATAGGAAAAAGGGAGCCAGATCCTTTTTCAAGATGCACAGTAAAAAGATGAAAGACCACAGGCACAAATGACTGCAAAGAAAATTTCAgttagaaataaggaaaaaaaaaaaatcttcagaaagaGCTCAAATACTAGCACAAGGCCTAAACAGATCAGGGATTCTCCAGCCTTAGCATGTGTTCAGAACATGAGGCCCCAATTTCCAAGTTGTCTTCCAGCTCTGGATAAATAGCTTGACCAGATGGCCTCTGAGCTTCCCTCTCAATTtaaatttttctctctcactcTTCTTCCAATTTTGCTTGCAGCACCTTCCATGACCACAGGAGTGAGGATTCTCAAGATAATCCATGCAGGTACCTTCTGGGACAAGAGGTCACACTATCTATGGGGTAACTGGGCAGTAGGAgtgagctcctttccaagctATATATTTTTCAAGACAAGAATGGaatagaatatttcagttgAAAGGGACCTACAGTGATCATGTAAGTCCAtctacagaaaaataagaacCCGTAGTATGTTTTGAAAGTATGTAGGTGATGGTTAATGAGGCGCCAAAACAAGTTTTCAGGGATGTGGAGAATATCTATGCCATCCTAATGCTAACCTCACTGCTAAGATACTGGGACATTTATCATCCTGTAACAACAGATGCCAATTATAGCAGGAGGAAACTATTTAAATAGTTATGTTGCCAAAGAGAATTAATTCCCTAACATCAGGAAAGCAGCCTGTGCTCTTGGTGCAAGTgggaaaaacacaaaatacacaaAGAACTAGGCCACTAAGACAGGTGCAGCAGAGACAATGCTTTGGGGGTATCTCAGCACAAATGTAGTACAAGATACACTTACCTTGTCAAAGATCTCACGCACATTAGCTTCAGACTCGCCAAACCACATGGTGAGCAATTCTGGCCCCTTGATGGAAATGAAGTTTGCCTGGCATTCATTAGCAATGGCTTTGGCTAGCAGTGTCTTACCACAGCCAGGTGGCCCATAGAACAGAACCCCTTTTGATGGGGTCATGCCAAATTTGAGGAACTTGTCTGGGTGCTCCACAGGATACTGAAgaagaacaaaccaaacaaaaaactctcAATGAGCCAGAACAGGTCTGTaccttagaatcacagaatggcttgggttggaagggaccttcaaagatcatctaaGTTCAAcctcctccctgccatgggcaaggacatcttTTACTAGATCAATTTTGTTTCTGCTCCTACCAGAAACACTGTGATATTTCTGGTAGGTCAAGCGCAAGATTCTGCCTGCTCAGTGCCACTGGAAATTTTAAATGGACATCGGTTTGAAAAGCACCACAGCTAAATTGTAAAGCTGCCTTAAACAGTCTACTTCCACCTATGAACTAAGTACCAGTTCAGGTAGTTTTCCAGCACACTTAACCCCAGCTACACTCTGCCCTGCAGAAGCAAAAGGGAACAGCTCATTATCTAACCTATTTGCTCTGCCCTCCAGAGACAGGCAAGATGTCTGATGTGAGCATTTATTCTCTGCAATAAAGTCAGAGATATACAATGATTTTAACTCCAGAAAATTAAGACTGAAAAGTAGATTCTTTTATTCACAGACAGGATGTTTATACAGTGCCAATTGAAAACAGGGACATATCAAACCCAAGCCACCCAACACTGGCAGGCACTAGAAGTTTCCACAGACCATTCATGACTTCGTTCTAGTCTCTCCTTCCATAGAAGGCTTCAAAATTACTTCTCACCTGTCCCTATGCTAACACTGACGGAAAGCACTTCAGGGGCTTTTGGTATGAGAATTTTCATCCACTTTCTGGCATATAAAACCATCACGTAACAAGATTCTCAGCAGTGGTCTCACTGCTGCTCCACTTAAGAGAAGCAGAACTGCTGTCATTTCTGCATGTAGCAAAACACCCACTCAAGATGTCACTGTAGACTCAGCTAAGGAAAGCCCaatgctgcttcccagcacctTCCTCTGCTTAAGTTCACTAAGATGGAACAGCATAGTATTTTCAGTCCATTACAAGAAAACACCATAAAAACTCTGCATTTACCCTGTTCACAGCCCAAACAGGAATGTGAAGAAGTTCTGaattttattataataattatttttcaatctgaccagaaaaaaaaatctgttggaAACCCCTACCTGTACAAGTTCCTGGAGTTCTCTCTTTACATCTTCTAGACCACCAATATCTTCCCAGGTAACTTGTGGCACCTCCACCACAGTCTCCCGAAGAGCAGAAGGGTTGCTCTGGCTCAGAGCCCACTATCATTAGAGGAAACAGCATTATATAAATTATAACACGTTATGTTCACACACTTCAGATAAGCAATTAGACACTGCACCCAAAAGAAAGGGGCACTCCTGCATTACCCTGAAGTCATCCATGGTCACAGCCAGCGAGTTCATCACTTCAGCATCAATAGTTTCATCTTCTAAGTCTATGAgatccattttctttctgatagcCTGAAGAGCAGCTTCTGAGCAAAGAGCAGCCAAGTCGGCACCAACATGGCCATGAGTCTCATTTGCCACCTGAAAGAGGAGCACTATGACTCACAGGGATACAAGCAAGCACTCTGCAAGGGTCACTCACCCAGAGGTGCAACAAAACACTGGAGGACAGGAGCATCAGTGCTCTGCTGCAAATTCAAGACAAGTGCCATCACATATTTAACAGGCAAAGACACTGCCATTCCACCTCCTATTTAGATCAAAGCTGCAACTGGAATTCAGATGGTGTGCAGAAAAATAACCCTAAGGACTGCAGTTCTTCATTCGGGACAGAGATTACAGTAACCATCCAGTATCACCATAATGTTCACCCAGCTCTGTGAAGCACTGTTTGaggcttgctttatttttaaagaaaatgacacAGCAAACAAATCCAGGAGGACAGGCACTTCCAGACTGGACTGATACACATTTCACTTCATCATGCCATTCTTCACTAGCAAGTGAGGATTTTTGGTCACTGGTAAACTAATTAGAAGGAAGCCCAGAGATCATACACTTGCCCAGTTTCATGTTGTCCTAAATGAGCAGAGACAAGCTTTCCTAAGAGCATGCTACTCACCTGTTCCAGATCCACATCATCAGCCAGTTTCATATTTTTTGTGTGGATCTGCAGGATCTCCAGGCGCCCAGTGGCATCTGGGATACCGATATCTACCTCTCTATCAAAACGACCTGGGGAATACAAAACATATGTTGAGCTGCTGATTCTATGAACtaaagctgctgcagatgctgccTTCCTCTGACAGAGGAACATGATGACGAGCCACAAACACATATGATTTCAGAAAATGCCAGAGCTTTGAGTTTCTCTGCAGCATTTATCAGCATAGCAGCAGAGTCAGAttagggaaggaggaaaggcttTAACCATTTAGGGACAGTGAGACTACTATATTAACCAGAGTTCAAGATTATATAAACACAGACgatttctgttttgcttcccCTCCCCTGAGACTCATTTATAGAAAATATGCTTCCCCTAACCAACATACCATGagacatttttgtttatttctacCTTTGTGTCCTCAGCACAGGAGACACACAAATACCGAGACTTAATTTTTCAAAACTTTCATAGCAGTACCCAAGTGGTGAAAAATATGAACTGCCCCAATATCTGGGGAAGCAGGAAACCTACATATTACTGCAATATTAACTAAGGTACGTACACCTATCATTTTCCTCTAGCCATAGCTGTGCATTCAAACACCTCACTACACATTTAAGaggctattttttcccctcaaactTGACTTTACCAATTGATCATACAACAGACATTCATTCACACTGCAAAGTTTCAAAAACCTGAATCTCAGAAACTACCAGACTTCTCATCAATCAAAAGAGGAATCGGACAATTTGGAGCCTTCTGCAACCTGAGACATGAACAACCCCTTGAGTGTTTAGTCATGAAATAGCTTCACTTAATTGATCAAGTGAAAAAGTGTGCAGTCCTCTaagtattttgttatttctaCAAGCTCTAACCtaataaagcacagaaaattatACCAAAGGCTGGAAGcctagaaattaatttcaaacaaGTAGCCGGAGACAATTCAATAGTTTAATGTAACACACAGATGatgtttaatattaatttctgcTCAAACTTTCCAAGGCCCCTGAAGCATAGCTCCTAACAAAATATCTATTACACACAtacaacaccccccccaaaaaacaaaacaaaacaaaacaaaaaaaacccaaaaaaaccaccacaccCTCAAATAAAACaaccccaaagcaaacaaataaacaaaaaagcaatTGTGGTTACCGAATCGCCTGAGTGCTGGGTCAATGCTATTCGGCCTGTTGGTAGCTGCCATGACAATCACATGTGCTCTCTGTTTCAGTCCATCCATAAGAGTCAACAGCTGAGACACTATGCGACGTTCCACCTCTCCATGTGTCTATGGAGAGAGAAAGTAATTATTAGACCAAAAGctctaaaacacagcacaggaGCTAGTACTGCACCAGAGCAGACCGATACAACAGACATGAATTAGATCAGATTCTTCCAATATCCAACTTCTGACACTCAAGTGAACTCAAGCATTAAGTTAAATACTACTTTACACTGTAGCCAAATGCAGATTCACATCAGCCACTACCAAAAAGATGTACTCCTTTACTTTCTACAGACTTTCTTTACCTTCTCTCTCTTAGGAGCAATGGCATCCAGTTCATCAATGAAGATGATGGCAGGAGcattcttctctgcttcttcaAAGGCTTTCCTCAGGTTGCTCTCAGACTCACCAGCCAGCTTGCTCATGATCTCAGGACCTGAAAGAGAATAACAGCACTGTGGCACCCAGAAGAGAGGCAGCTAGCCCCAAGGCATGcagttgaatttttttttttgtacaatgTTCACATGGGAATATCTATATCTTAAgccaaagcaaatgaaaagtaTGCTTCTAAGAGatccaagaaaaagaaacttgacCCTCAGGAGTACAAAGCCACTAGCTGACTAAAGGGCACCAGCTGCAGAGCCACTAGTACAGACAGGTACTACAAGAGTTACATTACAAGCAACTTGCCAAATCATATCAGCTCAATCTAAAACACTGCCTGCAGCTACAGACTTGGGACCAGCAGACAGAGAACACATCATTAATTCCGACAATGTTACTTCTATTACGCAACAGAAGAGCAAATATCTAAAGTACTGTCCTGCTCACTGACATGCAGTGACACCTTCTGCACACTTGGAAA
This genomic window contains:
- the LOC136007060 gene encoding transitional endoplasmic reticulum ATPase-like; translated protein: MASGSDSKADDLSTAILKQKNRPNRLIVDEAINEDNSVVSLSQAKMDELQLFRGDTVLLKGKKRREAVCIVLSDDTCSDEKIRMNRVVRNNLRVRLGDVISIQPCPDVKYGKRIHVLPIDDTVEGITGNLFEVYLKPYFLEAYRPIRKGDIFLVRGGMRAVEFKVVETDPSPYCIVAPDTVIHCEGEPIKREDEEESLNEVGYDDIGGCRKQLAQIKEMVELPLRHPALFKAIGVKPPRGILLYGPPGTGKTLIARAVANETGAFFFLINGPEIMSKLAGESESNLRKAFEEAEKNAPAIIFIDELDAIAPKREKTHGEVERRIVSQLLTLMDGLKQRAHVIVMAATNRPNSIDPALRRFGRFDREVDIGIPDATGRLEILQIHTKNMKLADDVDLEQVANETHGHVGADLAALCSEAALQAIRKKMDLIDLEDETIDAEVMNSLAVTMDDFRWALSQSNPSALRETVVEVPQVTWEDIGGLEDVKRELQELVQYPVEHPDKFLKFGMTPSKGVLFYGPPGCGKTLLAKAIANECQANFISIKGPELLTMWFGESEANVREIFDKARQAAPCVLFFDELDSIAKARGGNIGDGGGAADRVINQILTEMDGMSTKKNVFIIGATNRPDIIDPAILRPGRLDQLIYIPLPDEKSRVAILKANLRKSPVAKDVDLDFLAKMTNGFSGADLTEICQRACKLAIRESIESEIRRERERQTNPSAMEVEEDDPVPEIRRDHFEEAMRFARRSVSDNDIRKYEMFAQTLQQSRGFGSFRFPSGNQGSAGPSQGTGGNSGGNVYSEDNDDDLYG